The DNA sequence AAGATTTACAGTGCAGAgatggtggaggttgagggtttgggagtTTCTGTCTGGTTGTAGATGTATCCTTTCCTTCACCTCTTCTCCTCCCACATCTCTTAATCCCGCCCATCCGCTGCCTCTTCACCTTGAAGCTCTGGTCTTGTATAGGTTCAGACTGGCTCAaaggttcccttccctgaaggacattagtgaaccagttgggtttttgtgacaatccatCAGTTTTCTTGGTCACTTTTTCCCAGTGCCGGCCCCAcagattaccagattcattcagctcaatttcacaacctggctttgtgtttttgtgggttctctctcactctcttttttttcttttttaaatcaatttcacagcatATTCAAAGGTGAGGATTTGCAGTCagaaaactgaaaccaaacatcacatcaggatcagacagagtcgccCAATTTATCGTAATATGCGTAtcattggattttgaacatggaaggaaaaagcaccgctcacagtggggagaaactgtacacgtgttccgtGTGTGGACGAGGATTCAGCCGTTTATCTGGCCTGTcaaaacataaatgcagtcacggtggggagaaattgtggaaatgtgagtgttgtggcaagggattcagttcCCCAtcggagctggaaattcatcgacggagtcacactggggagagaccgttcacctgctccgagtgtgggaaaggattcactcagttgtcccacctggtgagacaccagcgaattcacactggggagagaccgttcacctgctctgtgtgcaaaatgggattcactcagtcaacccacctggtgacacaccagcgagttcacactggggagagaccattcacctgctccgagtgagggaagaaattcagcTGGTCGTTTCACCTTCTGAttcaccagcgaattcactctggagagagaccattcacctgctctgagtgtgagaaggcTTTCATTACATCAACAGAACTGTtgacacaccagcggattcacactgaggataacccgttcacctgctccaaatgtgggaaggaATTCGCTAACTCTTCTAACCTGATCTGCCATCAACggattcacactgacgagagaccttttaaatgcccagactgtggaaagtgctttaaaagttttgGGAACTTGATGACccatcaacgggttcacactCGAGTCCGTTCAGATGCTTTCACTGTGGGACTGAGTTCAGACAATATCCAGTGCAGATTTAGATATTAGTATTCtgggttaaaaataaaataaaaaatcaaCTTTGCTTTAATTTTTGAATGACTGCATCTTCATTTGGGAGGCTGGGATTATCCCCGTTTCGAGGGAACTAAGGAATAGACCATAAGCCGTAGGAGCAGCATTCGGCCATTCAGCCTTCATTATAACAATGATCTCATTGtgatttctgctggttgggaaaAGTGCGATATTAATGCCAGTCTGTCTTTCTTTAATTATCTTCAATCCCAGTCTCGATCTATTTCCCTCTTTTGGTCTTGGTTCTATTTGCTCACTGTCTTTGTGCAACTAaatttcactggattgattcctgagatgaggcggttgtccttggagggcattcagtgggatgagtctgtcCTCTCTGAAATTCAGAATCATGAGAAGTGATATAATTGAAAAGGGAGGGAAAAGGAAGGATCAGGAAAACAGCAAACACTTGATGTTGTTCCAGGAAAAGTGGGGTCTGGTGGTGTGgatgtcaggttttacacagcacatgGTCAGCCTGTGGATTCACCCAGGATGAAGAATCTCTGAATGATTCTATTCAAATCACCCGGAGAGGAACCTTTGAGACAAACCACCTAAGAAGCAGCAGCACATAAAGATATCCAAACACAGAgatccaaacacactctctctctccgtcacttacacagacatgggcaaacatagagacacacccacacccagacagacatcttcattcatagacacacacccacacccagacagacatcttcattcatagacacacacccacacccagacagacatcttcattcatagacacacacccacacccagacagacatcttcattcatagacacacacccacacccagacagacattttcattcatagacacacatcCCCAAAGATAATTCCAGCCCTGTCATGTGGAGAATACAGCCCATTCTGACTAATACTGGAGATGAAATAACAGTGTCTTTACAAACCACAATGTTTGAGAAATTCAAGTAACCATTACCCTCCAgggactgtgagcagttctgatgACCCATTTCCACTCCTTTCTCTAAACTTGAGTCTACATTGAACAACATCTGGAACAGCAGCAATGACAAATCACGAACACTGAGCTGCCTCTGTGAGGGGAATTAGCATCTTCTGTAATTCCAGAACCAAGAGACACTGATTACCCAGGGATGTTGTTCTGTAATTTACACTATCCCCCAGCAGGGCTCTTCACCCAGGCTGACaagaggaatggtgatatatttcaaagtctaccactgctctgcccatgtgACCAACCCAACTATATCTTGCTGCAACCTACGGCAGAGTGGGGTAGACTCTAAaaggaccctgggtctctggaatgctCGTCCAGTAACAATCCCACCATGCACATTGGTAGATGTATCAGTTGGTTTAATAAATTTATATATTAACCCTGTAGTTCTGATCGTAATTGGATGACAAAATACAATTTTGTGTTGAAATTATTTCCTTCCCATGGCGGTGCTCTTACCCAGCATGCGCAGCGAGAGAGAATGTGCCGTATTGTCACAATAGCAGCCGCTTGCGCAGGCGCAGTACCTGATTCCGAGTGGAGCATGCGCTGTGCGGATTCGGACTGACCCATGCGCAATGTGGATGCTGGAGCTGCAGGGAGGCGGGGAAGTGGGTGCAGAGGCTTCAGAAACAGACCGGAAGGACACTTGTACTCCAGCCAATCAGTGGGTGGGCTTTGTGACACAGGAGGTTGAGCTTCACACCGACTGAACCTTCTTCCTGTGTcctacatctgtgagtaaaacagttTGTTTGTGTTGCAGATAaagtcatgatgtagagatgccggcgttggactggggtgaacacagtaagaagtctcacaacaccaggttaaagtccaacaggtttatttggtagcaaataccataagctttcggagcgctgctccttcatcagatggagtggaaatgtgctctcaaacagtgcaaagagacacaaaatcaagttgcagaatactgattagaatgcgaatccctacagccagccaggtcttaaaggtacagacaatgtggatggagggagcattaaacacaggttaaagagatgtgtattgtcttcagacagaggttgttctgtctggagacaatacaaaatattggtaaggccacagttggaatactttgtgcagttctggtcaccctattataggaagggtaTTATTAatcttgaaagagtgcagaaaagatttactcggatgctaccgggacttgatggtttaaattATAATGAGTGGTTGGATAGATTGGGGCTTTTcatttctggagcgtaggaggctgagtggtgatcttacagaggcgcatagatcagcttgatagtaaatatattttcccaaaggttggggagccTGAAatgagagggcataagtttaaggtgagaggggagagatataaaggggtccagaggggtaattctttcacacagagggtggtgaatgtctggaacaagctgccagatagtcttttaaaaagcgcaTAGAGAGTTGCATGGCTATTGAGGgtaatgggccaaacacgggcaattaggACGAGCTTTGtcgttaaaaagggcggcatggacatgttgggccgaagggcctgtttgcatgcttatacctctgtgactctatgactctatttcacCTTCCTGATTCTCCCAGATACTGGTTACAGATGAGTCAGCCTCCGATTTAAATGGATGAAGGAGATATCATTATGCTGTGTTGTAAAATGCGATTGGCTGAGCAACTTGTCAGGAATTATTATTGATGTATGTTTACTGAACGTAATTGATTCTTAAACTAATATGAGGTCGGAACGATCGGTacgaaaatctataattgatctgttattGATGGTACACGTTAGATGCATCGGAAAGATCCTGCCGCTCTGTTccagagctacttaacccttttGGTCATCTCCAAGCAGTtgcttgttgtgtttttgttttaaataaatgttccgTCCTTACACAGAGATATCTGCCATGTGAGTTTTATATTGTCTGTAGTTAAATACAGTATTGGTCATCTCAAATTATCCCATAGCACTCGCCTTAATTTGGAAATTTGTAATCTATTATGTGCTTATGTGAAATGCACCTCAGTCTCTTGGTTTCACCTCATGGTTTGCACCTCTGCTCTGTATGTGTTCTCTATCTAGCTTGTGGCATGTCTGCCTTGTAAGTACTTCATCGGACGAAATATAGAGAGATTCACACTGTTAACCCACGCTGCAGCGACACTGATAGTTTTTTTAAGGGGCAGTGTAAAGGAAACTATCTTCTGCCACACACTGTCCTGCATCGGCCTCTGATGAAACAGAGCCTTTGCTTTTTTGAATTACCTGAAACTCGGTCAGTGGCAGACCAGTTTATGAGTGAAATCACCGAGGTTCTTCTCATTCttcactcgctctgtctctggatTTTATCATAAAAAGGCAGAGATGAAGGTGTCTTTATACGGATTGGCCACTGGGTGGCGCAGTGACTCTTTCACTGAACGGCCTTGAGTTCAAACACATCCCGCACAGGACTGGGGGAACAGACATGTCTGGGAAAGAGGGGAAACCGTATAATATGGAATATGGGGCGGAGTTGATGGGCTTTGGAAAACGGAATTAAGCCAAGCCAGAGATGGTTAAAttttcattcaatatttattttaaaaattcagagaatattttacagcgacattattttttaaagttagaaAAGTGAATTTAACGATCGAGCTTCACATTGAGAACACAACACATGCACAGGGAATCCGTCAATATTTGTACATCTGTTAcatacaccagaaagagaaaacaggacctTAATAGAAAGAGGAATTAACAAATATGGATAAGGAATGAGAAAAGTTTCTTATTTATACATGATATTTAAACTATGGGGAAACTGTTAACCACAATTAC is a window from the Mustelus asterias unplaced genomic scaffold, sMusAst1.hap1.1 HAP1_SCAFFOLD_2598, whole genome shotgun sequence genome containing:
- the LOC144489846 gene encoding uncharacterized protein LOC144489846 — encoded protein: MEGKSTAHSGEKLYTCSVCGRGFSRLSGLSKHKCSHGGEKLWKCECCGKGFSSPSELEIHRRSHTGERPFTCSECGKGFTQLSHLVRHQRIHTGERPFTCSVCKMGFTQSTHLVTHQRVHTGERPFTCSE